ATTAGACTAAGTATCAAATTATGGACTTGACAGGCTTCAGCTCGACCATCATACTGGATTCCCACAGGTTGGACCATCCCCTGTTAATAAGTTCATTGAAATAGCGCTGCCCTACTTCTTCCAAGTTGCCATGTTCACTTCTCATGCCGATGAAGCCTTCACCTATCCATCTTCTTACTAATTTGTTTCTGCTGATGATATAGCCTTCCGGATACAAGCATAGATACAGTAAGCATGTCTTCAACTGCTGGGGAAGGTCATTATAATAGATGTACAATATATTTTTCACTCCTTGAAAACTGTCGCAACTGTGGGCCTGGCTCTCCTCAGGTGCTAAACCTTTCTTTTTGAGGTGACCCTCAAGTGCTAAATCAATAAAACCTTGTATCACTTTCCATTGCTCTTCTGAACTTGACTTGCTGGCCAGCAAACTAGCTATGGTGAGGATTAAGATGGGCCACCCACCACATTTTGTCAGCATTTCAGTACCAATTTCTTCTAAGGAATAAGGCCACTGCTTTTCAAGGCCAAATGTTCTCTCCATGAATAATCTTGTTCCTTCTACTTCCGGAAGATATTTCATTCGATATATCGAGTCTGCAGCAGTTGAGCAACATGACATAGCTATGTCATCGATGCATGTCGTCATCAATATTCGACTGCCAAGATTATTTCCAGGCAAGGCACATCTGATCAATCTCCATGCACGTGTGCTCCACACACCGTCGAGCACGACAAAGTACCTGTCATGCGGTTTAAGAATCAACATTTAGTCAACACATTCTAGAGAGAAGCACTGTGTAATTCCTGTACGTATCGAGCCTATTTTCAGATACAAGACTACATGTATGCATCCAACATACCAGAATGTATAAAAtatcctctctctttttttctaaaaCAGAGTAGCAATGAACATGACATACTACTTTTGACTAAACCAGAATAATCTCATATTGATGGGCAGATGAATTTCAGACTGAAGCAGCTTAATTAcaactccctctgtaaactaatgtaaggcatttttgcagttcaaattgaactacaaaaacgtcttatactAGTGTACAGAGGTAGTACTACTAGTTTAATTTGAATGAGTAGACTCAAAATTAACGAACTACTTGTGGATTTCCTTCATAAACAACAAAGGACAAATGTGCACAACGCGGTAGCAACTGATATGAGCTGGAACATAACACAGTAATTTTGTATAGAAACAGAGTAATTGCATGTTGATGGACAGAGATGAACCTCTTGGCCTTGAGTACTTGTATGAGCTTATGCGTGAGTCGCTCCTCTTGGCATGCCTCTATGCTGGCACCTTGTTGGGCACTGAGCTGTGATCCAAGAGCTTGAAGAATCTCCTGAATGCTTGTGTTTTGGGACATTGACACAAAAGCGGAGCAATCAAATTTTCCTTGAATATCCGTTAAATACCTCTTTGGTAAGTGTAGTCTTTCCTATACCTTCAGGACCCAGAACAGAGACCACCTTCAATTGTTGCTTGTCATCCATGACCATGAGCAGAGCCGTGAGCTCGTCCCTGGGGCCATCGATACCAACAAGTCCGTCCCCCCCGGCATAGAGTGCCGACAAATGAGCATCTATGGACATAGCTGGGCGCCAACTGGGTATGTCTTGTTCTGGGGGGAAGCTGGGCTCCATGCCGATCTTGAACCTCTTGTGCCGCTCAATCACTTCCGCCATACGAACCTTAAGCTCTTGGATCTTGTTGACCATCTCAAGATCTGATATGGGCTTCTTGGGGCGCCTTCTGAACCTCTTTAGCATCTTGACACGCCCAGCAGTCTTTTTGGGCATAACCCCGGCGCTGTCGCCATCACCGTCGCCGTGCGTGAAGAGGTCGACCAAGTCTTGCGTGTCGTAGGCGATCTCCCTCGCTTGCTTCGCCCACATCTTCTTCAGCAGCGTGTCCTCTTCCACCATGTGCGACATCTTCACGGCGTGGAGGGAGGACACCATCTCTTGGATGCTCCTCAGTTTCTCCTCGAAGAATTCCATCTCCCGTTTTGGGCGGCCATCGGGCAAGCGCGCACACAAGATGCTGATCTCCGCCAGGAGCGGGCCAATCACACCCATGGAAGCGCTTACCACAGCACCCTCCATCATCCCCCcctcaaactctctctctctctctctctctctctgtgtgtgtgtgtgtgtgtgtgtttctccttctcttctctctctagaTGAGCTCTCTAGATGAGAAGGCGTAGAGAAGTATCATAGCACCGCTCAAGGGATTTATTTATGGCCTGTCACTTCTCAAAGGGAGTAGTTTAGTATATGAATTAATTAGGGGCGATCAATGAGGGGCCTTTTTCTTAAACAAACCACATCGGTACATACACCCAGCTGTACAAACTCCTATATGCAAACCATATCCTGTCTGTTAGTATCCAGAGAGTAGAttttttttttaacatcagtacagacacaagcgctcatatacacgcgcatacactcatccctatgaacgcacatgcgcacaccctacccctatgagcacctccgaaagactgagccggcatatcatcttgaaatttacgaagtcaccttaggcacctcgtcgtcgacgggaacgtctcctcccactgaatgcgcatcaccGGAAAACCTGAAATAAATCCCGGAATAAATGCGAGTactaggatttgaaccctggtgggctggggataccagagtccctctaaccatccaaccacagattggttcgcaGCCGGTAGATTTTGAATGGTTAGAGGGACCGTGGTATCCCTatcccaccagggttcaagtcttaGACTTGACACTGATGCTCGcattatttttctgaatttattttaggcCTTTCTGCGATGTGCGTTTAGTGGAACGAGATGTACCCGTCGATTACGAAGGCGTCAATGgcgactttgtcaatctcaagatgatgtgccgacTCAGTCTCTCCAAGTGCTCATAGAGttagggtgtgcgtgcgtgcattcataggggtgagtgtatatgCGTATGTATAAGTGTCTGAGTCTGTACTGTGTTGAAAAAAGAACCATTTTTTAGAAGACTCGACGACGCGGGCGACCGTGTAACCCCAACCGCCAACCCGTCATCAAACCCTCATGCCACCGCCGGCAGGGAGCTCCGGATGAAGGAGGTTGTTGTGAAGGCGTTGTAGGGTTGCTATTGGATGGCGAAGGAGATGTGTACCCAAGCGGCGGTCTTCTCCAGGCAATGGCAACAAGGGCATTGGTGAAgctggcggcggccggagggaTCCAACATGGAGTTCTTCATTGGTTTGTCCGGCCAGGCCGAATCATCAAGAAGAGGCTGCCAGTGCATGCTTCTAGATGGTGGCGAGCCTGACGTCACATCGCGGACCTGTCGTACAACGGCATGGGTCATTTCTTTCAGTTCATCTTTAGAGAGTCTTCGTGTTTGGTTTGAAGCGGTGAAGCAACGACATTGCCCACGTTCCTTTGATGTGTTTATTGCCGGCAGAGGGTGTGGAGCTGTGTCTCCGGCGGGTCTTCCGGGGTCCAGTCGGCATAGGTTTTCAATGGACCTGTCTTGATTCAGCAGGTTTTTGTGGTCTTCAAAGTTTCTACACGTCAGTATCGGTTTTTTTTGCGGGACGGTGATTTGCCTCCCTTATCGCGGCCAGCGACGTCTTCTGGTATGCATCTACGACTTTCTAGCAGTTGCTTCTATAAGCTTCCGGGGTAAAAGAAATTACTCCATCGAGGTGGACACCCAGAGATGGCATTGAGTTATGCTCACGGCACCCCATCCATTGGATGCGGGAGGAAGAAGACTTCACATCCCCAAAATTTTAAATGTATTTCTATTTCTTATAAGGGTCTGATTGCAAGGACCCATGATAGTTAATACATCATAGAGCAAGGACCCATTTGAAACATATGATGAGAAAATACAGAAACATGAAAACACAGTAATATGAAGAAGAAAAATATATATAAGGCTTCAAGTTTGGTGTTCCGAACGAATAAATTGGACTGTCACATTAAATCTAAGAACAAGGTAAATCATAGCCAAATAAATTTTCATCACAGATGGATCCTACTGGTTATTGCCACCGAAGTAACATCGAATTAGTTGGAAACATTCCTTTGGTATGACCGTGTGTGCATCTAGCAATTAACGCAATAATAATTTACATCCATTCTCCACCAGAGACCATCCTATCATAAAAAAGAAAGTGGGCCCCCTTCTATCTAAAGAATATTCTCCACCAGACAACGTCCTTATCCCCAAGTTCTTCTTCTTCTACAATATCCTCTGCACAATGCATCTGCCCTCTCCTCTCACTCTATCTCCCTCTTTTCTCACAAGACGGAGCTCTCAAACTATAGCATATCCGTTTGAAAAATTGTCATTAACGTGTTGTACTTCCCACAGTGATTCCAGTGTTGTGCTTGAATGACCTTATTTATGGCTCTCTTGCGGGcggtttgctgaagcttttctctagcttagagcatctctagccctGTCCACAAAAAGATATAATTTTAATTAAAAATTTAGTTCAAATAATTAATCCCCGAGAGCATTTCTAGCTGAACCCTTAAAAGTTATAATTGGAGGAACTTTCTAGATTTTTGGAATTAAGTGCTATCTAGCCCATCCCCGCAGGCGGCCATACCTGTCCTCGGTGACCATCGAAATAGGAAGACCACCCCCAAAGCTTGACATCAAGAGCTCCTCAATGCAGGCGCTGGCACTACTGCAGGAATGCCTAGCAGTGACGGGCAGCAAAAACCCAGTACTGGAGGGCAAGGCTCTTAGGCGCGTCCGCCACTAACCTCCCACCATTGCTAACATGGCATCAGTTGCAGGTGCACACCCGCCACTAGTAGCTACTATGTAGTGGCAGGTGTGCCTAGAAGCCCGTCAACGGTGAAAGTTGTAGCAGTGGTAGGCCAATTAGAGAGCCCACCATTGAAAGCTTAGGCATGCAAATTAAAACATTTGTAGCCACAACTGCATTTCTGATGTCATGGCTGCATTTTGCATAAAACCCATACTAGAAATTGCAATATGCTGCAACATTATAGTGATTGTGATAAGAAATTACGATACATTACAGCATACGTTAACCACTAGCTAATTGTTATCAAGCATGACTAAAAATGCACCAACTAATTATTGTtatcctagctagctagctacccaTCACATAACAGTCAAAACATGATTGACAGTATAAACATCCACTAGTTAATTACTACCGATCATGACAATtattaggacctactcctctcttttagaaaaaattgaaaagaataggAAAACACCCGCATCTCCATGGTGGAGCATAGAGATCCACCGGTCTCCAATTACTGGTATGCACTCATTCAATATTTGCCTCCATCCATCAATTTTGAGGCGTCCATCTGGTAGGGCTTCAGTTGAGTATGCGCCTTCAAAATTGGTCTTCTCATGGCAAATAATTGTCATCTCACCTTGCACATTCAACCCTGCAGGCACAACAACTCTTGAGAGCTTTTGTTGAAGAACATAATAGTAACATAGTAAGAAGTATAGTTTATTTAAGAATAATGTATGAAAAAGATGAAGTAGTGGCACAATATATAGTAAAAAAATTATCATGCATTTTCGATGAATGTTGCTATTTCTCAAGGTGTCGACTAGTGGCACGTATCCTGTAGTATTTTGAGCAGCTCTGTAAGTGCCCTTAAACGACTGAACATCATTAATAAAGGAGATAAGATCATTCTTCTCCTTCCATGTAAGGTCCGAGCCAACAGCGTAATAGATGTTGTCTACGATATTCTGTATTTTTCTTGGAGATATACAATAAGTTGTGAATGTTAAATAAAGAAGTTAAGTTAGGGATGAACAAGATCTATTTTTAAATAAGAAATGTAGATTATCTAATATTTTTTTTTATGAAATGTGTCCAAACGGGAGTGTGTCCGTCGGCCTAGGTGACGGACAATACAATGGCGTTGGTGAAGAAGGCATCGCTCACCCCGCCGCAACCCCCTCGCCCCCACTACAGAACAATTTTTGGTTTGTGAAAACCCACTTATGTCACATAAAACATTTTGCCGTCACCAAAAAATGTATCTGTGAAGGTTTGCAATGACCGTCAATCAATCCATCACCAAAGCATCATCACAAAAATTGAAATCCCGACGGCACCCCTTTTCTAGTTTTGTCACATAAGTCTATCTACGGTGACGGTCAAAATTGTCACGTTAGATCAACCGATTTGTCACCTTATCTCATTTTCAATTAATATAATATATCACTAACTACCCATACTTCTGGCTTCCATACTATTAATGTGAGTGAGGAGTTAGCTAATTCTTTTGCCCAGTTCTTGTGTTGCAAAATTGGTGATTTCCCTTTCAAGTATTTAAGGGTACCACTCCACTATAAGAAActtaggggggggggggagacattCAGCCTATTGTTGATTGGATTTGAACATTGTTGTGTTGGTTCCAGAAAAATGTGAGCACCAAGTTCAGGACTTGAACCCCATTAGGCTGATTCCACCACAGGGAACCAAGCCATATGGACTATCTAAGGGTTGATCCAGTCGTAGATACTCTCAAGTTGTGATCGAGCGCTTTGTAATGATGCGTTTCCTAGCTATTTGTATCTCTTTAATGAAATAAAAGTGGGGTGAgggccaccccctccccccttctATAAAGAAAACAATACCAGGAGATAACAAAGAAGTTGTTGGCGCATGTCGCAGGCCACCATACTTGTTGGgtatataactactgggtatgaaccgcccaggaggggccgggtcatacaaCTCGCGattatccatgaaggtggcgggtcATAGCAAGTCCgctgacggcccaagacccagaggcgacttagggcccaagaggatgaaccaccATATGAATAACTTATATTGTAAGGCAggtttagttagtcaccgagccggacacgttgtctatgagccggccaggactctgtaagccgtcgggcgtcaacctgtgtatataaagggacgacccgacggcgagTTAGGGCAGAAaaagaagagatcgagaactaggtcaagcatattcgctcctggtaatcgaaacccaagcaataaccaccctacactggattagactattacctccaccgcgaggggccgaaccagtataactctcCGTGTCCCTTGTCCCATTTGACCCCTTAAAGCTAAccacgttgtgatggctccacacctaagtccttacgctaggacatttgacgtgacaattccatgacaataCTAGTTGTTTTTTAACGTGAAAGGATCGATCTTGAAATCAAACAATCAATAGGCAGGTGAGTTAATTGGGGAGATGGTGGAGATGATCTACCATAGAGGATAAAGAGATCCAAGGAAAAATTAATCAATGGTGAAGTTAAACGGAAGGGGAAATAGGGAGACCCAAATATTTGAAGGGAaagcccagccccccccccccaagaacaATTGAGTAGCTGGGAAACACACAATGCTTCGGCCTCATTGACTCCTGTAACAATAACCTCGCTCTTAGAGAAGTTGATTTTGGGCCCCGACAAGGCTTCGAAACAGAGAAGGATGAACTTAAGATTAGCAATAGAGGAATCATTCAGCTCCACTAAAATGATCGTATCATCCGCATACTGGAGATGAGTGATCCCCTGAGGTAGGAAGTGAGAAATAACGGGGGATATATGACTGGTCGAGGCTGCCCGATCAGGCATACAAGATAAAGCatcagcaacaaaattaaacagaATGGGGGAGGCCGAGTCCCCTTGCCCGAGGCCACGACCATTGGCAAAGAATTTTCTGACTCATCCATTGACAACCACCGATGTGTGGCCACTTGAAACAAGCTGCATAAGTCTATGAACAATTGCGGGGTCAAAACCCTTGGTAAGAAGCATGTGGTGGAGAAAATCCCAATTAACCGAGTCGTATGCCTTCTCAGAGTCAAGCTTATGAATAGTAGCCCTGGTATCCCTCTTCCTAAGATCATGAACAATCTCATGCAAGCTGAGAATGCCATCTAGAATAAATCTTCCTTTGATGAAAGAAAATTGGGAAGGGCTAATGATGCGATGAGCAACGGGACTCAGCCTAGTCGCCATACCTTTAGCAGGCACTTTGCAAAATTATTAATCAAGGCAATGGGACGGAACTGCGAGATGGAATCAGCACCCTTAACTTTGGGCATAAGGGTGAGGACAGCATAGTTCAAACGTGAAATATCAACAGTGCCAAGCCAGAAACCTTGGATGATCCTACAAACCAAGGAGCGGAGAGAGGGCCAAAAATGCTTAAAGGGATCGAGAAACGGTCCAGGCCCGACGTCGAATTAACATTGGCCGAGTTAATGGCCAGCTCAATTTCCTCAACAGAGAGGGGGATCAAAAGGGCCACATTCTCGTCATCTGAAACCCGTCTGTCCTGGGCCCAAAGGGAAGGGGATAAAATGAAACCCGAGGCTGGTCTGGCAGCTAATAGGGAAGGGAAGAAATTGAAAATGTGGTCCATGATCAGGTGTGGGTCAGCAATCCTTGCACCATCAACGAGCAAGCTAACAATAGAGCACCTGCGACGACGGCCATTCACAATAGCAAAAAATACGTCTTTGGGGAATCGCCTTTAAGAATCGAGATGATTGTACCTCGTTGCTTCCAGTAAATTTCAGCCTGCTGGTGTAGTTGCATAAGTGAGCCCTCAAGCTCGTACCGGTGTTGCCAGCCAGCAGCCGAAAGCCCAGAGGGCAGCAGCCGCATGATTGCAACCCCAACCCCTAAGGAAATTCCGAAGGTGGTAAGAGCAAAAATGCCAGTCATCCATAGGGCCGAAGATCTGACTCTCGCGCTCAGAAGAGACATGATCTTCATCGTAACCAAATGAAAGAACCCGTCCACTAAAAGCCAAAACCCGTCGAATTGAAATCTAGAAGCGAAAATAGAGGGGGAAACGACCAAGTCCAAGATGATTAGTTAACCAAGGCAAAAGCTGTCACAATGTTTATTGAGATCATGTCTGTTTTATTTCGATTGATCTATGTTGTTCTGTTACCAGGTGAATGATTTTTTTTAATCGTTTGTTATCAGGTGAATGATCTATGTTGGGACTCATGTAACTTTTATCGGTTGTTGGCCTCAGATGATTAGTTAACCAAGGCAAAAGCTGTCACAATGTTAAGTCCTCTAGATCCGTGTCATGTGCATGCATGCCTAAGGCtattcatagtggggagtatcatatactagtatcatgcatatgatactagtgtatgatactaccttcatagtgcatagtatcatagagtagtatcacaGATGACattatttatggccatgcatgacacaaagtagtataggatttattatgttacggtatctacctatgttactctaaccctctctttctCTTCTTTAATTCTCTGTCACATCATCATGTTTGCTATTCCTGAGTGCATGATACCGACTATGATACCCCCATTATGGCCAGCCTAATCATGCATGCTTACTACCAAGACTGCAAGTTGTCGTCGAACTTATCTGTTGTCGTACTTTTCTGTTGATATGATAGAACAAGTTGCAATTAATTTGCTAGTAAAATAAGATGGAGTGCGTGAGCACTAGTCCAAAAGAAACCCTTTGTTGTCGACAAAAGGAAATAGACAACAGTAGCCAGAAATAAGATGGAGTTGCTTGGCTATTTCGCAGCTCTACATATGCATTCCAACGGAAGGTTGCTGGTGTTGGCGTTAGGTAGACGTATAGCGCTAACATCCATATCAACTCTAGAAAATTGAAACATACTAGCTCTATGGTGATTATAAGATGTTTTAAATATTTTGATATAGACTAGATACAAATGattgaacaaacacactaaaatgcatctatatacattcgaTTTAGGAAAAAAATAGTCTAGAACATTTAATAATTGAAAACAGAGGGAATATATTATTTGAATAAAATGAACAAGCCAGTGGCAGTTATTGGTCGTAAGGCGGAGTTTCTCTGGCTTATAATATACTTGCACATCTGTCCACTTGACCGTGCACGTTGTCGTATCCTATGTAAAACTTGACCGACCCATGCGCTGTCATCGAGTAAGACAGGCTTTCTGCCCTTCAATGATATCATGGGGAAGAATAAACTGACATCTTCGGGTGCTGCATCAGCATCAGATGTGTTAGAAAGTTTCTCTTGTTTTCTAGGCAAGCAGGCGGGAGTTTCATCAGATGTGCATCAGCATCATATGGTGCAGCATCAGCATCATATGCATATCTACCAAGTGTACAGACTTGGTCTCTTGAGTCACTGACACCTGCAGCGAAATCATTAGTGAAGAGGCACAGACGTTTGTTTTGTAGATTTATTCTTCAAAATGTTTTATCCCTTGAATCGCGTGTCCAAATCATGAACCCTTTTTGTCATTGCGTTTCTCGCGTTGAGGTCTTTGAAACTATATCATaagttgataggttttgacaaactatTTTTTTCAGCCTAATATATACATCCAACAAGTAATAGCCTAGGCTTTCCAACTGTACTAACCCGTGCTACAAAGAACATTAACTTGTGCTTTCGTAGGATGTGTACTTCACGCCGGAGCATACCCGTGCTTCATTTTTGCAGAAGCAAACCACAGTTGTACTTCAGGTGGAAGCACATATGTGCTTCACTTTTTTTGAAAGCACAGAATCGCAGTTTTTATGTTTCGTACAGAAACACAACTGTGCTTCACTTTTGAGGACGCATAGAAGCGCAACTGTACTTCAGACTGCTTCACTTTTTTGGGAAACACATCTGTGTTTCTGCTTGACACGAAGCACATGTCAATGAATTGTGCGGTTGAAGGCATGGAGCCATGGACCTTTCCTAGGCCCACTATCCTCGGTATTGGCGGCACCGCACCCAAGGCCGCATTGAGGCCATGGCAGCGCGTGGATATGGGAGGCGAGGTGGAGGCTTTGCCATCATCATCCCTTCAACTATGTGGGGAGGACGCAGAACTCCGTTCCGATCTAATCTGTCTTGTGAACACCGGCCACGCGTTTTCTGTTCTAGTTAATACAAGTGGGTTGAGAGCCCAACCCTATTTTTCAAATCAAATAAATAAATACCGGGGATAACAAAGAAGTTGCTGGCCCATGTCGCGGGCCACCATGCTACTTAGTTATTTCTGAAAAAATCTATCTACACCAATAAAAAAAGACACAAAGGGGCGGATCCAACTAATCTCGGTCATCAAATCATgccaatccaacgacctagattgcTTCAATGGTGATCTCTCAACATGTTGAGCGTGCAATTGATATCATACCAAATATCAACATCTATATTAATCTCATAATTAACACGTAATTGATATCCTACCTAATATCAACGTGCAGTTGATTTTCTTCCTAATatcaacgtgcattgcacgtgctcATTTACTAGATATGAAATTCTCTCAAAACGAAACAATCGAGATATCTCCCTCCCCACCACCCCACCCCATCCCTATTCTCGTTGACTCTGTTTGTTTTTTCACACCTGTGCTCGAAATCTCAATACCGTTTGCCCTATAGCACCTCATCGGAGGAGATCCTGAGGAGAGTGAGAGGATCCCCAGTAGGAGAGCCGGCCCAGCGTGTGGCCTCCAGATCCCGACGCTGCAGCTCTCGTGGCGAAGGCCTATTCTCCAGCTCGCGGAAGAAGAAGCTGTCTTCAATCTTGATTAACCACTGCTCCGCGTTTTGGGCTGGCACAAGAAATTCTGCTGTGTTTTTGCCATCCAGGGCCACCTGCAGTAAATGTATGTACATATCTCACCTTGCAATACTTTAGATTTTAAGATTAACAAAAACATCACAAATACTCCATTCCTTTATTTAAGATGTACAGAGTATTATTTTTCTGCACAGTTATCAAAGCACATAATTGAGGAGAACTTTGGACGAAAATACCCTAAACTAATTTGGTAGTTAGCAACTTAATTAGGAGAAACTAAATAACTTGCGGCCCAATAAAAGGCAACTAAATCTCACTTCAATCGATGGTATGGAGGAAAGATAAATGTGAGTGCATGCAATTAGAGAGGGTGATTCTTTATTACTGATtacgtagtactccctccattcctttatgtaaggtgtattatttttgg
Above is a window of Triticum aestivum cultivar Chinese Spring chromosome 6B, IWGSC CS RefSeq v2.1, whole genome shotgun sequence DNA encoding:
- the LOC123135278 gene encoding disease resistance protein Pik-2-like isoform X2 — protein: MEFFEEKLRSIQEMVSSLHAVKMSHMVEEDTLLKKMWAKQAREIAYDTQDLVDLFTHGDGDGDSAGVMPKKTAGRVKMLKRFRRRPKKPISDLEMVNKIQELKVRMAEVIERHKRFKIGMEPSFPPEQDIPSWRPAMSIDAHLSALYAGGDGLVGIDGPRDELTALLMVMDDKQQLKVVSVLGPEGIGKTTLTKEVFNGYSRKI
- the LOC123135278 gene encoding disease resistance protein RGA5-like isoform X1, producing MSQNTSIQEILQALGSQLSAQQGASIEACQEERLTHKLIQVLKAKRYFVVLDGVWSTRAWRLIRCALPGNNLGSRILMTTCIDDIAMSCCSTAADSIYRMKYLPEVEGTRLFMERTFGLEKQWPYSLEEIGTEMLTKCGGWPILILTIASLLASKSSSEEQWKVIQGFIDLALEGHLKKKGLAPEESQAHSCDSFQGVKNILYIYYNDLPQQLKTCLLYLCLYPEGYIISRNKLVRRWIGEGFIGMRSEHGNLEEVGQRYFNELINRGWSNLWESSMMVELKPVKSII